CCGGCGCGGGCGGTGCGGCCGCCCCGGTGGAGGTAGTCCTTGTGGTCGGTGGGCGGGTCGACGTTGACGACGAGGTCGAGGTCGTCGACGTGGATGCCACGGGCCGCCACGTTCGTCGCGACGAGCGCGGTGACCTGCCCGTTCTTGAACTGGTCCAGGGTCCGGTTCCGCTGCGGCTGGGAGCGCCCGCCGTGCAGGGCGGCAGCCCGTACACCGCTGGCGAGCAGCCGCTTGGCGAAGCGGTCGGCGGCGCGCTTGGTGTCGACGAACATGATCACGCGGCCTTCGCGGGCGGCGATCTTCGTGGCGACGGCCTTCTTGTCCGTCTCGTCCAGGACGTGGAGCACATGGTGCTCCATCGTGGTGACCGCACCGGCGGACGGGTCGACGGAGTGGACGACCGGGTCGGTGAGGAACATCTTGACGAGGCGGTCGATGTTCTTGTCCAGGGTGGCGGAGAACAGCATCCGCTGCCCGTCCGCCTCGACCTGCTTGAGCAGGGCGACGACCTGCGGCATGAAGCCCATGTCGGCCATCTGGTCGGCCTCGTCGAGGACGGTGATGGCCACCTCGTCCAGCCGGCAGTCGCCGCGCTCGATGAGGTCCTTGAGCCGGCCCGGCGTGGCGACGAGCACCTCGGCGCCGCGCCGCAGGGTGGCGGACTGCTTGGTGATCGACATGCCGCCGACGACCGTGGCCATCCGCAGGTTGACGGCGGTCGCGTACGGGGTCAGCGCGTCGGTGACCTGCTGGGCCAGCTCCCGGGTGGGGACGAGGACCATGGCCAGCGGGGCGCGCGGCTCGCTGCGGCGCCCGGCGGTGCGGGCGAGCAGGGCCAGGCCGAAGGCGAGGGTCTTGCCGGAGCCGGTGCGGCCCCGGCCGAGGATGTCCCGGCCGGCCAGCGAGTTCGGCAGGGTCGCGCCCTGGATCGGGAACGGCTCGGTGACGCCCTGCGCCGCGAGGGTCTTCA
This DNA window, taken from Streptomyces griseus subsp. griseus, encodes the following:
- a CDS encoding DEAD/DEAH box helicase, producing the protein MTRFERQDRTPRSRPARGRGQGTTAQAPSGNRGGGAARGKAPARRRATPPQGEFALPETVTPALPGVEAFADLDMPAALLKTLAAQGVTEPFPIQGATLPNSLAGRDILGRGRTGSGKTLAFGLALLARTAGRRSEPRAPLAMVLVPTRELAQQVTDALTPYATAVNLRMATVVGGMSITKQSATLRRGAEVLVATPGRLKDLIERGDCRLDEVAITVLDEADQMADMGFMPQVVALLKQVEADGQRMLFSATLDKNIDRLVKMFLTDPVVHSVDPSAGAVTTMEHHVLHVLDETDKKAVATKIAAREGRVIMFVDTKRAADRFAKRLLASGVRAAALHGGRSQPQRNRTLDQFKNGQVTALVATNVAARGIHVDDLDLVVNVDPPTDHKDYLHRGGRTARAGESGSVVTLVLPEEKREMTRLMQDAGIAPRTTRVTSSDEELSRITGAREPSGVAIVIEVPQPTPPKQRTRSGGSGPAGSGGGTVRSGSRGRGRRGTGSGTGAGGASGGGAGRSGAARSGGEPRGTGRSGAAARGRRAA